The following are encoded together in the Cicer arietinum cultivar CDC Frontier isolate Library 1 chromosome 2, Cicar.CDCFrontier_v2.0, whole genome shotgun sequence genome:
- the LOC140919433 gene encoding uncharacterized protein encodes MERKQAHVGSKFARQRYSVANLTLENRVESAHWKLKLMLENSMSDLCKCWEAMNNMIRLQHKRIRASFQKSFYDEEHEHRNPFYQRLNTFVSTEAQRRIAEEYDKVEWVGTDKSICGCSLRRTYGLPCACELGQYKLMGEPIPLDSVHIQWRKLSMECELTQDTEDGSELDMSTEMNALWKRFRSLDVIGKRVLKSKVRELAFPSTSSICPPPEKVKTKGRVKKSKGMKPDGYDVYRDPSYFEHVNATYGEDIGSQPSQSKKRQASQSKKHPSQSSHSSKNLLLTQFPDIIQPYIDDIFDVAADGNCGFRAIALLLGFGEECWSLVRKRLDQEIVSHVTPYDRLFTGRIKEVRDSLMISGLGVQPMDKWLSMPDMGYVIATTYNIILVTFGLTFSMTFFPMRGSHSGSTKNDRICCIGFVNGNHWVPLKMKDGFPMPDIAPGWKQYRTNEATSWAIAYTGRLQHWGYLLGRLSRVTQNPPTEPVEAMSLDEP; translated from the exons GGTTGAGTCGGCTCACtggaaactgaagttaatgttagaaaatagcatgagtgatttgtgtaaatgttgggaggctatgaacaacatgataaggttacaacataaaagaatcagagcctcgtttcaaaaaagtttttatgatgaagagcatgAGCACAGAAATCCATTTTATCAGAGATTGAATACATTTGTATCAACAGAAGCTCAAAGACGTATTGCTGAAGAATACGACAAAGTTGAGTGGGTGGGTACTGACAAATCTATATGTGGGTGTTCTCTGAGAAGGACATACGGATTACCTTGTGCTTGTGAATTgggacaatataaattaatgggtgaaccaattcctctagattctgtgcatattcaatggagaaaattaagcatggaaTGTGAACTCACTCAAGACACAGAAGATGGATCAGAGTTGGATATGTCTACTGAGATGAATGCCTTATGGAAACGCTTTCGATCACTTGATGTTATTGGGAAACGAGTGTTGAAGAGTAAAGTGCGTGAACTTGCTTTTCCAAGTACAAGTTCAATATGTCCACCACCTGAAAAAGTCAAAACCAAAGGAAGAGTGAAGAAGAGTAAGGGTATGAAGCCAGatggatatgatgtatatcgagacccttcttactttgagcatgttaatgcaacatatggTGAAGATATTGGTTCCCAACCCTCTCaatcaaagaagagacaagcctctcaatcaaagaaacacCCCTCTCAGTCatctcattcttcaaaaaatttgttattgacACAATTTCCTGATATTATTCAGCcatacattgatgacatatttgacgtggcagctgatggaaattgtggttTTCGCGCTATTGCATTATTGCTTGGTTTCGGTGAAGAGTGTTGGTCTTTGGTCCGCAAGAGATTGGATCAAGAGATTGTTTCTCATGTAACTCCATATGATAGATTGTTCACAGGACGCATTAAAGAAGTAAGAGATTCGTTGATGATATCCGGCTTAGGTGTTCAACCCATGGATAAATGGTTGTCCATgcctgatatgggttacgtgatagcgacaacatataatattattcttgtcaCGTTCGGTCTGACATTTTCAATGACTTTCTTTCCTATGAGGGGTTCACATTCCggatcgacaaaaaatgatcgcatttgttgtattggttttgttaatgGAAATCACTGGGTTCcg ttAAAGATGAAAGATGGATTTCCAATGCCAGACATTGCACCAGGTTGGAAGCAATATCGTACCAATGAAGCAACTTCTTGGGCAATAGCATACACAGGCCGTCTACAACACTGGGGGTATTTATTAGGCCGGTTGTCACGTGTTACCCAAAATCCACCTACGGAACCCGTAGAGGCAATGTCTTTAGATGAaccttaa